A part of Colletotrichum higginsianum IMI 349063 chromosome 11, whole genome shotgun sequence genomic DNA contains:
- a CDS encoding reverse transcriptase and RNase H — protein MAEQHCGTQQNALPLDWSSWSVGPSTTSRLDHPFFNGCDDSQPTPPYYYLPPPGFSSTFQHYSDEPETPRHEESSNPDKSTEVLSSPGYSHLEDEKRFILNARLSNEPWKVTKGAYKNRFKSFPSKAPNVLSMRVDPLKKKYPEVKDIPEQSNIIIEKAERSVKRKKGPRPPPD, from the coding sequence ATGGCAGAACAACATTGCGGAACTCAGCAGAATGCTCTACCCCTCGACTGGTCTTCGTGGTCAGTCGGGCCATCTACAACCTCAAGACTTGATCATCCTTTCTTTAATGGCTGCGACGATTCCCAGCCAACTCCTCCCTACTACTACCTGCCCCCGCCTGGTTTCAGCTCAACATTTCAACATTACTCGGATGAACCGGAGACGCCTCGTCATGAAGAGTCCAGTAATCCAGACAAGTCGACAGAAGTACTCTCGTCTCCTGGGTATAGCCATCTGGAAGATGAGAAGCGATTCATTTTGAATGCTCGTTTGAGCAACGAACCGTGGAAGGTCACTAAAGGGGCTTACAAGAACCGCTTCAAGTCCTTCCCCTCTAAGGCCCCGAACGTTTTAAGCATGAGAGTAGACCCCCTCAAAAAGAAGTACCCCGAAGTGAAAGACATCCCGGAACAGAGCAACATAATAATTGAAAAGGCGGAACGCTCCGTcaagagaaagaaag